A single window of Mycobacteriales bacterium DNA harbors:
- the ispG gene encoding flavodoxin-dependent (E)-4-hydroxy-3-methylbut-2-enyl-diphosphate synthase, whose protein sequence is MPALPPPVLAKRRVSRQLQVGSIAVGGDAPISVQSMTTTVTADVNATLQQIAELTATGCQIVRVAVPDPVDAEALPEVVRKSPIPVIADIHFQSKYIYAAIDAGCAAVRVNPGNIREFDGKVGEVARAAAASGTPIRIGVNAGSLDKRIMAKYGKATPEALVESALWECSLFEEHDFRDIKISVKHNDPVIMVEAYRQLAAQCDYPLHLGVTEAGPAFQGTIKSAVAFGALLAEGIGDTIRVSLSAPPVEEVKVGLAILESLNLRQRGLEIVSCPSCGRAQVDVYTLAEQVTAGLEGLDVPLRVAVMGCVVNGPGEAREADLGVASGNGKGQIFVKGEVIKTVPEAQIVETLIEEALRLAEDYRVAGGPSGTPVVAAP, encoded by the coding sequence ATGCCTGCCCTGCCGCCGCCGGTGCTGGCCAAGCGCCGCGTCAGCCGCCAGCTGCAGGTCGGCTCGATCGCCGTCGGCGGTGACGCCCCGATCAGCGTGCAGTCCATGACGACGACGGTCACGGCCGACGTCAACGCGACGCTGCAGCAGATCGCCGAGCTCACCGCGACCGGGTGCCAGATCGTGCGCGTGGCGGTCCCCGACCCGGTCGACGCGGAGGCGCTGCCCGAGGTCGTCCGCAAGTCGCCGATCCCGGTGATCGCCGACATCCACTTCCAGTCGAAGTACATCTACGCCGCGATCGACGCCGGCTGCGCGGCCGTGCGCGTCAACCCGGGCAACATCCGCGAGTTCGACGGCAAGGTAGGCGAGGTCGCCCGCGCCGCCGCGGCCTCGGGCACGCCCATCCGGATCGGTGTCAACGCCGGCTCGCTCGACAAGCGCATCATGGCGAAGTACGGCAAGGCCACCCCGGAGGCGCTGGTCGAGTCGGCCCTGTGGGAGTGCTCGCTGTTCGAGGAGCACGACTTCCGCGACATCAAGATCTCGGTCAAGCACAACGACCCGGTGATCATGGTCGAGGCCTACCGCCAGCTCGCCGCGCAGTGCGACTACCCGCTGCACCTCGGTGTCACCGAGGCCGGCCCCGCCTTCCAGGGCACCATCAAGTCGGCGGTCGCCTTCGGGGCGCTGCTGGCCGAGGGGATCGGCGACACCATCCGCGTCTCGCTGTCGGCCCCGCCGGTCGAGGAGGTCAAGGTCGGTCTCGCGATCCTCGAGTCGCTCAACCTGCGCCAGCGCGGCCTCGAGATCGTGTCCTGCCCGTCCTGCGGCCGCGCCCAGGTCGACGTCTACACCCTCGCCGAGCAGGTCACTGCCGGCCTCGAGGGCCTCGACGTCCCGCTGCGCGTGGCCGTCATGGGCTGCGTCGTCAACGGCCCGGGGGAGGCCCGCGAGGCCGACCTCGGGGTCGCGTCCGGCAACGGCAAGGGCCAGATCTTCGTCAAGGGCGAGGTCATCAAGACCGTGCCCGAGGCGCAGATCGTCGAGACCCTCATCGAGGAGGCGCTCCGCCTCGCCGAGGACTACCGCGTGGCCGGTGGCCCCTCCGGCACCCCCGTCGTCGCCGCCCCCTGA